The proteins below are encoded in one region of Tomitella fengzijianii:
- a CDS encoding primosomal protein, with translation MAGDIVPIELRLHTGSVYTLWAPRWRDGADEWQAFLGLEDEVFGFDSVAELTAFIRTDHDHDLYDHPSWNIVEALSADELTPEPEDRYDLTRVPAVAQRAPTLSSTRFLDDCLGVVFALGDVCDISSITDFLEEHGELDLLGSGTAPFHGRSGGKRWDRIGRLLAGEWDAILTALDDVIGSPDIDAAALEIAEAELTASDENDVENDDELDTDDDLDLLDSEGTDADHDDGDDGDEDGESEEGDDEYAFWDSVGIDPIQVVVPGGTYYTLRCYLRDDPVFLGHDGRIRVFATPRALTQHLAVNHEHDLAGVSTYSTVAQSATGGELEIVITDDNVYVLTGLVEDITDGPVAVDSEQLDLAIELLEDAADYCDDDAVEQALDESTELGALVSFIREPDPLRVMPHPPFTVEAGQWRALEHAFEDRLIQPDT, from the coding sequence ATGGCAGGTGACATCGTCCCCATCGAACTGCGCCTTCACACCGGCAGCGTCTACACCCTGTGGGCGCCGCGGTGGCGTGACGGCGCGGACGAGTGGCAGGCGTTCCTCGGGCTGGAGGACGAGGTGTTCGGCTTCGACTCCGTCGCCGAGCTCACCGCGTTCATCCGCACCGACCACGACCACGACCTGTACGACCATCCGTCCTGGAACATCGTCGAGGCGCTGTCCGCAGACGAACTCACCCCCGAACCCGAGGACCGCTACGACCTGACCCGGGTGCCGGCGGTCGCGCAGCGCGCGCCCACCCTGTCGTCCACGCGATTCCTGGACGATTGCCTCGGCGTCGTGTTCGCACTCGGAGACGTCTGCGACATCAGCAGCATCACGGACTTCCTCGAGGAGCACGGCGAGCTGGATCTGCTCGGCAGCGGCACGGCGCCGTTCCACGGCCGGTCGGGCGGCAAGCGGTGGGACCGGATCGGGCGCCTGCTGGCCGGCGAGTGGGACGCGATCCTCACCGCCCTCGACGACGTCATCGGCAGCCCCGACATCGACGCGGCGGCCCTGGAGATCGCCGAGGCCGAGCTGACGGCGTCCGACGAGAACGACGTGGAGAACGACGACGAGCTCGACACCGACGACGACCTGGACCTGCTCGATTCCGAGGGCACCGACGCCGATCACGACGACGGGGACGACGGGGACGAGGACGGGGAATCCGAGGAGGGGGACGACGAGTACGCGTTCTGGGATTCGGTGGGCATCGACCCCATCCAGGTGGTCGTCCCCGGCGGCACCTACTACACCCTGCGCTGCTACCTGCGGGACGACCCGGTCTTCCTCGGCCACGACGGCCGCATCCGCGTGTTCGCCACGCCCCGCGCGCTGACCCAGCACCTTGCGGTCAACCACGAACACGACCTGGCCGGGGTGAGCACGTACTCCACCGTGGCCCAGTCGGCGACCGGCGGCGAACTCGAGATCGTGATCACGGACGACAACGTGTACGTGCTCACCGGACTGGTCGAGGACATCACCGACGGCCCTGTCGCCGTCGACTCCGAGCAGCTCGACCTGGCGATCGAACTGCTCGAGGACGCCGCCGACTACTGCGACGACGACGCCGTGGAGCAGGCGCTGGACGAATCCACCGAGCTCGGCGCGCTGGTGTCGTTCATCCGCGAGCCCGACCCGCTCCGCGTGATGCCGCACCCGCCGTTCACCGTCGAGGCCGGTCAGTGGCGCGCGCTGGAGCACGCATTCGAGGATCGGCTGATCCAGCCGGACACGTGA